One Myxocyprinus asiaticus isolate MX2 ecotype Aquarium Trade chromosome 20, UBuf_Myxa_2, whole genome shotgun sequence genomic region harbors:
- the susd4 gene encoding sushi domain-containing protein 4: protein MLHHADKEGKKSPFGHPVYGQIVLSIIFLLLPPCLVTASPVTTVVEQFCKDPDVPEHGIRTPSHGVFFENSVARFSCVKGYSLKGPAKIVCTRFHNGSVGWKPSLKPVCLSEDCFPPFIEDADITNKTYRPGDSLIISCHEGFQIRYPDMETMESICQADGTWDNQPTCQGCLRPLIPPHSYMNISETEFSVPVGTVVHYQCFPGYKLEGHELLECMYNLIWSDTPPRCLDVEACSLPPMIEHGDYMCHPQPCDRYIHGTVVEYYCYHGFSLAKDYKYITCQYGQWFPHMQLYCIKDETTWPGFQDSLLTTWKVVACTATSVLLALLLVITAKMFHFKCKSQHDPSEEQDDSHDPNILVVDGIAVPLPSYEEAVSGTYCQPPSELPPAGLGSTQHSEEQNPPSYPGHTGSQNGVPLDTGEGETSDSISDTSECLQGIHPSSSHAGGLNNMSEKTNAITSMEETASTSPSIDIADEIPLVEDGEEDC from the exons ATGCTTCACCATGCTGATAAAGAAGGCAAGAAATCTCCGTTTGGACATCCTGTCTACGGCCAGATTGTTCTCTCGatcatcttcctcctcctccctccttgTCTGGTCACCGCCTCCCCTGTTACCACAGTAG TGGAGCAGTTTTGCAAGGATCCTGATGTTCCTGAGCATGGAATCAGAACTCCAAGCCATGGTGTATTCTTTGAAAACTCAGTGGCCAGATTCTCTTGTGTGAAAGGTTACAGCTTAAAGGGGCCAGCCAAGATTGTCTGCACACGCTTCCACAATGGATCGGTAGGCTGGAAACCAAGCCTTAAACCAGTGTGCCTTTCAGAAG ATTGTTTTCCTCCATTCATCGAGGATGCTGATATCACTAATAAAACCTACAGGCCTGGAGACAGCCTCATTATTAGTTGTCATGAGGGATTTCAGATTCGATACCCTGACATGGAAACTATGGAATCAATCTGTCAGGCTGATGGGACATGGGATAATCAGCCAACTTGTCAAG GCTGCCTACGGCCGCTGATACCTCCACACAGTTACATGAACATCTCAGAAACAGAGTTCTCCGTGCCTGTGGGAACAGTTGTCCACTACCAGTGTTTCCCTGGTTACAAGTTGGAGGGACATGAACTTCTGGAATGCATGTATAACCTCATCTGGTCGGACACACCACCCCGGTGCCTTGATGTTGAGG CATGCTCCCTACCCCCAATGATAGAGCATGGAGATTACATGTGCCACCCTCAACCATGTGACCGCTACATTCATGGGACAGTCGTAGAATACTACTGTTATCATGGCTTCTCTCTAGCGAAAGACTACAAGTACATCACCTGTCAGTATGGGCAATGGTTTCCACATATGCAGTTATACTGCATCAAAGATG agacaaCCTGGCCGGGATTTCAAGATTCTCTACTGACCACATGGAAAGTAGTGGCTTGTACGGCCACCAGTGTGCTGCTAGCCTTGCTCCTGGTGATAACAGCCAAGATGTTCCACTTCAAATGCAAGTCCCAGCATGATCCAAG TGAAGAGCAAGATGACAGCCATGATCCAAACATCTTGGTTGTAGATGGTATTGCTGTACCACTTCCCTCTTATGAAGAGGCTGTAAGCGGTACTTATTGTCAGCCCCCAAGTGAGTTGCCCCCTGCTGGTCTGGGGAGCACACAGCATTCAGAGGAACAAAATCCACCTTCATATCCTGGCCACACAGGAAGTCAAAATGGTGTGCCATTGGACACTGGTGAGGGTGAGACCAGTGATAGCATCTCAGACACATCAGAATGTCTCCAAGGCATACACCCATCTTCTTCCCATGCAGGTGGACTAAATAACATGTCTGAGAAAACCAATGCTATCACCTCTATGGAGGAGACTGCCTCCACAAGCCCCAGCATAGACATTGCAGATG AAATTCCTCTTGTGGAGGATGGTGAAGAGGACTGCTGA
- the LOC127411240 gene encoding E3 SUMO-protein ligase KIAA1586-like codes for MVTFRCVTKKFKGLLKRLTCSGFVKDLATIKDVLREIQSLSLKLQSRSTSLMDATWEINMTIEVLKAMKTTRGTSVEKVEEGLNKADFKGVPLHFSKENINQLQFLQAIIDSLTSRMPDPELTKILAPLDPLSRPKNRESLVLFGEKEIHDFAKKLGVPSREAVEDIRFWKLNNNQNGKILKKLLTASKSCLVSSAECERGIPALNFTATDARNRL; via the exons ATGGTCACGTTCAGATGCGTAACGAAAAAATTCAAAGGGCTACTGAAGCGCCTCACATGCAGTGGTTTTGTCAAGGACCTGGCAACCATAAAAGATGTGCTGCGTGAAATTCAGAGTCTATCCCTGAAACTTCAG AGCAGAAGCACTTCTCTGATGGATGCCACATGGGAAATAAATATGACGATTGAGGTGCTTAAGGCTATGAAGACCACACGAGGGACATCAGTGGAGAAAGTGGAGGAAGGTCTTAACAAAGCAGATTTCAAAGGAGTGCCCTTGCATTTCAGCAAGGAAAATATAAATCAGTTACAGTTCCTCCAAGCCATCATTGACAGTCTAACTTCACGAATGCCTGACCCCGAACTCACAAAGATTCTAGCACCACTGGATCCCCTCAGCAGGCCAAAAAATAGGGAGTCCCTTGTTCTCTTTGGGGAAAAAGAGATCCATGACTTTGCAAAGAAGCTTGGAGTACCAAGTAGAGAGGCAGTTGAGGACATCAGGTTTTGGAAACTCAACAATAACCAGAATGGGAAGATCCTAAAAAAGCTGTTGACTGCAAGCAAGTCATGCCTGGTAAGTTCAGCTGAATGTGAAAGAGGTATCCCTGCTCTAAATTTCACTGCCACAGATGCAAGGAATCGCCTTTGA